Proteins encoded together in one Impatiens glandulifera chromosome 1, dImpGla2.1, whole genome shotgun sequence window:
- the LOC124919501 gene encoding metal tolerance protein 1-like, with protein MEVHSNEGGHMIEVCGDVTPSVSVSKFCGEVKCGFSDSKDNSKDEQERVSSMRKLCIAVVLCVIFMGVEVVGGIKANSLAILTDAAHLLSDVAAFAISLFSLWASGWEANSRQSYGFFRIEILGALVSIQMIWLLAGILVYEAIMRLLHETGEVEGFLMFLVAAFGLVVNIIMAVLLGHDHGHSHGHGGHDHGHGHEHGHQHDHEHGHEHNHEHGHSHNHGHGHGEGDDVDHHEHEQPLIKTTTAKKKARNINVQGAYLHVLGDSIQSIGVMIGGGLIWWKPEWKIIDLICTLVFSVIVLGTTINMLRNILEVLMESTPREIDAGKLETGLCEMDEVVAVHELHIWAITVGKVLLACHVKIKSEANADMVLDKVIGYIRREYNISHVTIQIEREEK; from the coding sequence ATGGAAGTGCATAGCAATGAAGGCGGGCATATGATTGAGGTGTGTGGTGATGTGACCCCTAGCGTTAGTGTAAGTAAATTTTGCGGAGAAGTAAAATGTGGATTCTCGGATTCTAAGGACAATTCGAAGGACGAACAAGAACGAGTATCGTCTATGAGGAAACTTTGTATTGCAGTTGTACTCTGCGTTATCTTTATGGGAGTTGAGGTTGTGGGAGGTATCAAAGCGAATAGTCTTGCCATTTTGACGGACGCTGCTCATTTGTTATCCGATGTGGCTGCCTTTGCTATCTCTTTGTTCTCATTATGGGCATCGGGTTGGGAGGCCAACTCACGCCAGTCTTATGGTTTCTTTAGAATTGAAATACTAGGCGCGTTAGTTTCCATTCAGATGATTTGGCTTTTAGCCGGTATCCTTGTTTACGAGGCCATCATGCGTCTCCTTCACGAGACTGGCGAAGTAGAAGGCTTTCTTATGTTTTTGGTCGCCGCTTTTGGCTTAGTTGTTAACATCATCATGGCCGTCTTGTTAGGCCATGATCATGGTCACAGTCATGGTCATGGTGGGCACGACCACGGTCATGGTCACGAGCATGGGCACCAACATGACCATGAGCATGGACACGAGCATAACCATGAGCATGGGCACAGTCATAACCACGGGCATGGACACGGGGAGGGTGATGATGTGGATCATCATGAGCACGAACAACCTTTGATTAAAACTACTACGGCTAAGAAGAAGGCAAGGAATATAAACGTGCAAGGAGCGTATCTTCACGTGCTAGGAGATTCGATCCAAAGTATCGGAGTGATGATTGGTGGGGGACTAATATGGTGGAAGCCAGAGTGGAAGATTATCGATCTTATCTGCACGCTCGTGTTTTCAGTGATCGTTTTGGGAACTACAATCAATATGCTTAGGAACATACTCGAGGTTTTGATGGAGAGTACACCGAGAGAGATCGACGCTGGAAAACTTGAGACGGGGTTGTGTGAGATGGATGAAGTTGTGGCCGTTCACGAACTTCACATATGGGCGATTACGGTTGGTAAGGTTTTGTTAGCTTGTCATGTGAAAATCAAGTCGGAAGCTAATGCGGATATGGTGTTGGACAAAGTTATAGGGTATATTAGGCGGGAGTATAACATTAGTCACGTCACTATTCAGATAGAGCGCGAAGAGAAATGA